A portion of the Burkholderia sp. GAS332 genome contains these proteins:
- a CDS encoding Signal transduction histidine kinase: protein MVVNSVGSLFAPPGRFRHSVVLRLLATVLLFSCAVTLLLTALQLYRDYSRGVELIETRLSDIDRSNRDSLGEGLWQLNRTELQLQLNGILRLADLCAAEVRETGSSATPMVVTAGTRMTGAVISREFPIFYRIHGAQQQIGTLYVQATLTNLYQALTQTALVILVGQATYTFIVALFTIYIFSRLVTRHLATIARLVGEYDFRAAPKPFVLPRRQPRWPDELDRVATAFNNMGARLHDAYLAERDAAQQREARHLAEAANRAKSEFLANMSHELRTPLNGILGYAQVLLRDGSQNERQRNAVEVIHRSGEHLLTLIDDTLDFARIEAGKLRIEMTDVSLPGVLDAIRDIIGMKAEQKRLRFFCELAPDLGCAVRADERRLRQVLLNLLANAVRFTDAGRVVLQVNRAPSGAVRFCVRDSGIGIPADKLGAIFQPFEQAGSPERRAGGAGLGLAISQQFVRAMGGEIRVESVVAHGSTFWFDLAAGVADASAASSSSATTAARRATGYTGPRRTVLVIDDEPVNRAVVVEFLDQLGFDTLEAASGHEGLVQAQSEAPSLIMTDILMPHMDGLETTHRLRQLPGLGDIPIIVLSANPSWRDEKRSADAGANAFLSKPVDFDRLQVHLADLLALQWTYSPVSRSPQPDPSRAPVLPDDELDTLHRLARLGNMRAIAEWADRMAALDARNLALATELRALVKGYQSKAILLLVEEYLERRRQP from the coding sequence ATGGTGGTGAATAGCGTTGGTTCACTCTTTGCCCCGCCCGGCCGATTCCGGCACAGCGTGGTGCTCCGGCTGCTGGCCACGGTGCTGCTGTTCAGTTGCGCGGTAACGTTATTGCTGACCGCGCTACAGCTCTATCGCGACTACAGCCGCGGCGTCGAACTGATCGAAACACGTCTATCGGACATCGACAGAAGCAATCGCGACAGCCTCGGCGAGGGTCTGTGGCAGCTCAACCGCACTGAGCTTCAGCTTCAACTAAACGGCATCTTGCGGCTGGCCGACCTGTGCGCCGCCGAGGTTCGCGAGACCGGATCGAGCGCGACGCCGATGGTGGTGACGGCGGGCACGCGCATGACGGGCGCCGTGATATCCCGCGAATTTCCGATCTTTTATCGTATCCACGGGGCACAGCAGCAGATCGGCACGCTCTATGTGCAGGCAACGCTGACCAATCTCTATCAAGCGCTGACGCAAACCGCGCTTGTCATTCTGGTCGGTCAGGCCACCTATACGTTCATCGTTGCGCTGTTCACCATCTACATCTTCTCGCGCCTCGTAACCCGGCATCTCGCCACAATTGCCAGGCTGGTTGGCGAATACGATTTCCGTGCTGCGCCGAAGCCGTTCGTCCTGCCGCGCCGTCAGCCGCGCTGGCCCGACGAGCTCGATCGCGTGGCGACCGCGTTCAACAACATGGGCGCGCGGCTGCACGACGCCTATCTGGCCGAGCGCGACGCCGCTCAGCAGCGGGAGGCCCGGCACCTGGCCGAAGCCGCCAACCGGGCCAAGAGCGAATTCCTCGCGAACATGAGCCATGAACTGCGCACGCCGCTGAACGGCATCCTCGGCTATGCGCAGGTTTTGCTGCGCGACGGCAGCCAGAACGAGCGTCAACGCAACGCGGTCGAAGTGATCCACCGTAGCGGCGAGCATCTGCTGACGCTGATCGACGATACGCTCGATTTCGCGCGTATCGAAGCCGGCAAGCTGCGCATTGAGATGACCGATGTATCGCTGCCCGGCGTCCTCGATGCGATTCGCGACATCATCGGGATGAAGGCGGAGCAAAAGCGCCTGCGGTTCTTCTGCGAGCTGGCCCCCGACCTGGGCTGCGCGGTGCGGGCAGACGAGCGCCGCTTACGCCAGGTGCTGCTCAATTTGCTGGCGAATGCGGTCCGATTCACGGACGCAGGCCGGGTCGTGCTGCAAGTCAACCGTGCGCCTTCAGGCGCGGTGCGCTTCTGTGTGCGGGACTCAGGCATCGGCATCCCGGCCGACAAGCTCGGCGCGATTTTCCAGCCTTTCGAGCAGGCCGGCAGTCCCGAACGGCGCGCGGGTGGCGCAGGACTCGGCCTTGCGATCAGCCAGCAATTCGTGCGCGCAATGGGCGGCGAAATCCGCGTGGAAAGCGTGGTCGCGCACGGGAGTACGTTCTGGTTCGATCTCGCGGCCGGCGTTGCCGATGCGTCCGCGGCGTCCAGTTCTTCGGCAACGACGGCCGCGCGGCGCGCGACGGGTTACACCGGCCCGCGCCGCACCGTGCTGGTGATCGACGACGAGCCCGTCAATCGCGCCGTCGTGGTCGAGTTTCTGGATCAACTCGGCTTCGACACCCTGGAGGCCGCCAGCGGACACGAAGGGCTCGTGCAGGCACAAAGCGAGGCGCCGTCGCTCATCATGACCGACATTCTGATGCCGCACATGGATGGGCTCGAGACGACGCACAGATTGCGTCAATTACCGGGACTTGGCGATATTCCGATCATCGTCCTATCGGCGAATCCTTCCTGGCGCGACGAGAAACGAAGCGCCGACGCAGGCGCGAACGCTTTCCTTTCCAAGCCAGTCGACTTCGACCGGCTGCAAGTCCATCTGGCAGACTTGCTGGCACTGCAGTGGACTTACTCGCCCGTGAGCCGCTCGCCCCAACCTGACCCATCGCGCGCTCCTGTGCTGCCCGATGACGAGCTCGACACGCTGCATCGTCTCGCCCGTCTAGGCAACATGCGGGCCATCGCCGAATGGGCCGACAGGATGGCGGCGCTCGATGCGCGCAATCTGGCATTGGCAACGGAGTTACGCGCGCTGGTGAAAGGCTATCAGTCCAAGGCCATCCTGCTGCTCGTGGAGGAATATCTCGAGAGGAGGCGCCAGCCATGA